TCCTTGAGAACCTCCGCTTTTACATTGGTGAGGAAAAAAATGACGAGGAGTTTGCAAAACAACTCGCCAGGTTTTGCGATGTCTATGTCGATGATGCCTTTGCGGTTTCCCACAGGGCTGCGGCCTCGAATACAGCGATCACTGGTCTTGTGAAGGAATGCGCCGCCGGTTTCCTCCTTAAAGATGAAATCAATTATTTCAATAAGGCTATGAGTAACCCGGCAAGACCTCTGGTCGCTATCATCGGGGGAGCAAAGGTTTCCGACAAGATCGGGGTCCTTGAGAAAGTGATTGAGAAAGTGGATAAGCTTATTGTTGGAGGAGCAATGGCGTTTACCTTTCTCAAGGCGAGCGGCTATGAGGTTGGAAAATCAAAGTGCGAAGAAGACATGCTAGATACCGCGAAGGGTATCATGGCAAAAGCGAAAGAGCGAGGTGTGAGCTTTATGCTCCCGGTGGATTCGGTGATTGCAGAACAACCCTCCGCCGACTCCCATACGAAGGTGTGTGGTATAAAGGATATTCCGAAAGATTGGATGGGCCTCGACATTGGGCCGGAGACCATCAAGCTGTTCTCAGATGCCGTACAAGATACCGGGACAATAGTCTGGAACGGACCTCTCGGCATGTTCGAGTTTGAGCCATTCAGCAAGGGCACTTTCAGTGTGGCCCATGCGGTG
This sequence is a window from Syntrophobacterales bacterium. Protein-coding genes within it:
- a CDS encoding phosphoglycerate kinase, which produces MKSIDQVDLRSKRVFIRCDFNVPTDDQGNITDDTRIRAHLRTIGYAVDKDAKVILASHMGRPKGKRNDKYSLEQVALRLSELTGKPVTFLDDCVGERVEKAVSAMKGGDLILLENLRFYIGEEKNDEEFAKQLARFCDVYVDDAFAVSHRAAASNTAITGLVKECAAGFLLKDEINYFNKAMSNPARPLVAIIGGAKVSDKIGVLEKVIEKVDKLIVGGAMAFTFLKASGYEVGKSKCEEDMLDTAKGIMAKAKERGVSFMLPVDSVIAEQPSADSHTKVCGIKDIPKDWMGLDIGPETIKLFSDAVQDTGTIVWNGPLGMFEFEPFSKGTFSVAHAVANSGALTIVGGGDTDTAIHQAGESSKISYISTGGGAFLELLEGKTLPGVVSLEACGGNT